GTACCTATTTCAAATGGGCCGACCTCGGACTGCACCAGCTCCGGATACCCGTCGTGCTTGCAATCATAGCGACATTGCAATACGTAGGTTCCGGCCATTACGTTGCGCATTGTATTGTTTGATCCGTTGCGAACCGGAGTAGCGCTGACCGGAAGCTGTATGTCACGCGTGGCGTCCGTGGAATACTCCAGGGCATAGTAGTGTCGCGGACTCTGCACTCCGCCGCTGATGGTAAGCGTTGAAGTTACGTCCGGATAGAACATGCGCGCTCGAGAAAGCACGTTGCCGCCCATGTTCAACCCCAGGTCCGCGCCATTGTCATTGTGTGGCCGTCTCCAGTCGCTAAAGGCAACGGCCAGCGCCGATCGGTTGCCTTCGTCTGTAAACGAATGTACCATCAAGTTTTCCTTGATATTAAAGCGAATTTCGAGGACGACCGGGGTGTAGGTGGCGTCATCCTTGATCATTGCTCCATGGGGATTCAATGAGGAGGAATAGTGCATCGGAAACCAATCGGCCGGAATGAGCTGTTGAGTGGTCGAGTCGATGTTAGGATCATACTGCACGTAAGGCGTGATCCGAACGCCGACGATATCGTTGTTATCAAAGGTGCTCAAGGCAAGGACCCCGTTGCGCAGTCCCCAGCCAGTAGCCAGGGCGCGCGCGTAGACGCCTGCGTGGTAGTAGATGCCTGCCGCTACATCGCGTCCTGGGTAAATCACGCCGTTGCCGTTCATCAATTCGTAGAAGTTCGCAACGCCGCCCAGTTTGCAGTTATCCCGTGAGCTATCGAGGGTGTACGTTGTACTGCAATAGACCTGCCGCTCATTGGATGCAATGTCCCAAAAGCCTTGTGAACTTTCCTCATCGTCGACTCCCAGCAATTCGTCATTGCCAGGTTCCCTTGAGCTCAGCCGCACCTCGCCAAAGTCCAGAAAAATGGGCAATTGCGACAGCGGCGGCAGGCAAAGGGGATCCACAAAGGGCGTGCACCCTGTGGTAGTCGCTTGCTTCAGGCCTGCGCTCAACAACGCCGTGTCCGTTGAACTCAGGAAGATCCGATTGCTATTGATTTCGTAGAACTCCAGGGGGCGATCGCTGGCGTACGTTCCCTTTAAAAGTATGATCAATCGACTGTTAGTCAGGAAGGAGAGCAATGGGCCATCGCTCCCCTTAAAGCAGCCAGGCAGCGACGGCATGGCTGCCAGCAGGAGGTAGACAGCACATTTGCGAGTAAGTGACGGCAATTGAATCATGATGGCGACGGCTCCCGTTACAGCACAAAAGAAAGCATGAGACCAAAGTGGAAAAATTCCCCATTCTGTACCGAAAAATTCTGCGTCTGCTGGAATCGCGGGTCGGTATTGGCCAGCGTCAGGTAGTAGAGCGGCGGCGGATCCTGATTCTTTTCATAGATCAAGTTGTAATCAATGCGCAGGCCCACGCGCAGGCGCCGGCTGGCAAGAATGGAAAACTCGAGACCCGCATAAAAGAGAGGGTCCCAGCCGCTGCGGTTTGCAGGCCGCACCTCAATCCACGCGCCTCCGCCGCCCAGTTTGAGAAAAGTGTTCACCTTGAAGGCAAAGGGCAACTGGTAGGAAAGTGCGCCATAGACAGGGACGGTAAGCAGCTTCTGCTCGCCCCGAGAAAAATACTGGGCCCAGGAAAAACCAAATTCGCTGTGAAAGATCCACGGCCAGTTGACGCGGTAGAAGCCGCCGGCGCCTACGTTGGCATCGAGAACGGCATCAACGTCCGAACCCGGCAAAGGATTGGAGGCGCCAAACCAGAAGCCCAGCTCGTGGCGCAGCCTGCTAGCCCGATCCTGCGCCTGCAATACGCCTGGCGCAAGCACTGTGGCGGCCAGCAAAAAGGCGCCGGCAGTCCGCTGAATTGTCGACCTGCTCATAAGCCGGAGTTCCGGTAACGAATTGGCGGGCGCTGCATGGGACAAGAGAAATAAAACGCCCGGCCCGGCCCCGATCAGGGCTGATGATCAAGAGCTGCCAGCGCGCTTCGTGGCCTTCGATCGGGCAGCTGGTCGTCGAGGTCAAATCCCTGAAGCCGGCAAGAACTGCGATAAATCGCTCTTCGCAGATAAAGCGCGTGAGGCGGCGCCGTTCGCCCTGCAAGCATTCGATTCCCGCTGGCGACGATCTCGGCCAGATTGATTTGAATCTTTCCCTGACTTATGTCAGCGAGAGAGCCGGCCAGTATTCGAATCATGTTATGCAGGAAAGCATTGGCCACGATGCGCAAAACGACCAAGCTTCCGGAAGGCGCGGTCATCGGCGCCTCCACCGTCTGTTGCAACTGCGCGCGGTGTAGATAGCGGGTGGTGGAGGAGTTGCGGTATTCATAGCGCGTCAACGCCGCGAAATCGCGTTCGCCCAATATCGCTTCCAGTTGACTATTGAGCTGGACGATCGGCAGCGAGTGCTTGAGCCACAGGGCGCGCCGACGCCACAGAGCGGAGGGCGCCGGACCGCACCAGAACAGATATTCGTACTCGCGGGCGATGCAGTCGTAGCGCGGATGCCACCCAGCTGCAGCGGCGCTGACACAATGGACAGCAATACCCTCCGGGAGAAGCGCGTTCAGCGAAGCGCGAAGCCGCTCGGAGTTGACTGGTTCCTGCGCGTCGAAGGCCGCCACCTGGCCGCTGGCATGGACGCCAGCGTCGGTGCGCCCGGAACAACTTACCCGCACTGGATAGCGCAATGCTACGGCCAGGGCGCGCTCCAGTTCGCCCTGCACAGTCGCCAGGCCTTCCTGAAGTTGAAATCCGGCAAACTGGCTGCCGTCGTATTCGACCAGCAGCGCCACAGGGCAATTCATGTAAGCAGCGTCATACCGGAGCGGCCGCGGTCATCTCCTCCAGCTGGTTGGAGATCTGCTCATAGAGTTCTTTCGCCATATCAATAATAATTGAAGGCTTAGAGGATGAAGCTCGGCCCATGCCATAGAGTTTGCCCAGGTGCCGCTTACACTTGTCCAGCATCTCAATCTTCTGATTGGGAGATGGCGCCAATCGATCCAGAAAGCGGCGCGTGAGATAGCCGTTGATGTAGATTACGCCATCAAATCCCCAGTTCTTGTCCGTGTCGGGACCAAGCAGGGCCAGGAACTGATCATGGGGCTCGCGACCGTTGGTCATAATATCAAGCGTCGGCGAGTAGTAAGTTACCGCCTTGGTGTAGAGAAAGTCGCGCACCTTGTCGAAGCCCAGTCCTGGAAATTCGTCGTTCATATCCGAAAATAGCCAGGCGCCGCGCAGGCTGCAGATCGCCTTCTTGGGCGTTGGCGCCACGGAAATATCGCGACGCTGATAGCATTCAATAGCAAGCAAATAGGACGCAGCCCCCGTCACCAGATTGCGATCCTCGGAATAGTCCAGTTGGCCGGCAATCTTTTCGATGGATGCACGCCGATCGTTTACGCTCTTGCGTAGATCCTCCAGCGGGGCGCCCTCCAGCTTCTCAAATTCTTTGGGAAACGATGAATAGAGGCACTGCGGGCAGACAACGATGGAATAGGCCAGCGGGTATACTTTGCCGTACTTCTTGGAAACTTCATACAGGCGGCGCAGCTCCGGCGTCAGCTTCCCGGCTATCAATCGACCGCCGCCGCTGTGCAGCATCTCAATCTGAAACTCCTGCCGACAGACCGGGCAGGTGGTCTTTTCTTTGGCCCGGTAAGAAATTGCCTTGGCCTTGTCCTCGACCTTCTTCTTGATCATCATGGCGGCGCCCCTGCAGCTGCTTCGCGAGCTTCCGGGACATAATCCTGAAAGCCGCAGTCAGGAGCACCGTCCCCGTTTTTTCCGCTGACTGCAATCAGGTTTCATTCCTGCTTAACCGATAGGAGAAAAAGCCCGGCATCCAGGCGGAGCACGGCTAAATTGAATCAGGAAACAGGCGGCGCCATGAGGACTTCGCTGAAGAAATGCATCGTTACCGGGGCCATTGCCGCCAGCGGCATCTGGGGCGGAGGGCTGTCCGCTGAGTCGGTGGCCGAAAAGGCGCAAACCAAGCGCATCGAGATGGTGCAGTATATGCGCATCCTTGAGCCGCTGGTCTACAATTTCCCCTGCGAACCCTTTCCTGCCTGCATGGATCAGCTACGCGCGCCTGGCGATTCGGTGCGCATCGCCGAGGGGCCGCGCATCAAGCAATACCTTGATATCAAGCAGATCTACCAGCAAGGCATGGTCTACTTCTATGAAGGCAACTATATCAATGCCTACAATCGCTTCCTGGACACACAGGTGCGGGTCGATCATCTGCTCGAAGAATTGAGCCAGTCCTATCTGGAGCGCGCCGAGATCATGTTGCGCGACGCCATTGAAAAGAAAAATCCAAACGATCCGGATGATCGCACGGTGGTTGATATTTCCGTGCAATTTGGTCCCGGCAGTCGACGCCGCCAGGACTTCGCCATTGATCGAGAATCGCCCCAGACGGGACGCCGCTACAATGCCCGCGACTATCACTGGGCAATGAACAAGTATAGAATCGAAAAGAATGTAGAGTACGGCTACCGTCACCTGGGGATGGCCAAGGAGGCGCGCTACCGGGCGCTCCGCGCCGACGCCAACAATACGCCGGAACAACGCATCAATCCCGATCAGCGGCGTAACCGTATTGAACTTTATATCGCCTCTATTCACCTGGCGCGGATGGCAAAGATGAATGCCGCCTTCCTGTTTGCTTTGAAGTATCCTTTTGATAACTACGCGCTGCAAAACCCTTTTGGTCAAACGGAAGCGGGTCTGGTTCAGGAACCCTACACGCCAACGCTGGAAGACGTACGTATGACCTGGTCCGAGAATCCATACGTATTACCGAAGGCATTGCACCCCATTTTCGATTTGCGTACGCCGGCGGAGTATCGACGCGACGAGGTAGATGCGCGCAACGAGATCTATCAGGACATGGTGGATTCGCTGGTGCGTATGCAGTACGTAGAGGAAAAGCCGCAGAGCTTTCAGCGGCAACAGGGCGGCGGAGCGCAGGGCGGTCAGGGCGGCGCTGGAAACCCGGGGCCCTGAGGCGCATCGGCTATTCTGCTGCTGCATTGCGGCAAGAAATCCCGCTGCATCTCAGGCGGAAGAGCTCAGCCGATGCAGCGTATACTCGGGCGCTGAATTTTGCAGCAGTTCAAGCAGCGCCTGCTCTTTGGTGAAGAGTACCAGCTGACAGCTCTTTTCTTCCGCAAAGTGCAGCGCATATTTTAAGGCCCGCTCCGCTCGATTTGCATCGAGCGTCAGAAAGGGCTCATCCAGCAAAAGCAATCGACCATCCACGCCGACCCGGGCCGCTAAAGCCAAACGTAGAGCAAAGAAAAAGGAATCGCGCGTGCCGGCGGAAAGGTAGTCGATCGACCGCGCTTCGCCCTGCGCATCCGCCAGTTGCAGCTCAAGCTCGGCGGCGTTTTCATTAACGCGGGCGCGTTGCGTCTCCGGGAAAAGACCGGAAAGCGAGTGATTCACAGCTTCGACCAACTGCACCGTGCGATAGCTGTGCATCTGCTGCAAATCGGCAAGCAGCCCGCGGGCTATTCCGGCGGCGCGCTGCTCCTGTTCTTTCTCGAGGAGATCCGCTTCCAATCGGAGCGCCTGCTGCTGTAAATCGTTCCATTCTGCCAGCACCCGCCCGAGTGCTCCCTGTGTTTCGCCGCGATCGCTGGCCGACGATTCCCGTTCTGCGGCCAATTGCTGAATCAGCTCCTCACGCCGCTGGCGGGCAGCGCTATGTGCACTTTTCAGTTTGTACTGACCCTCCGGGTCAGGCGCCTGCCTTGCGCCGCCGGCGCCAAGCTGGGCCAGTTCGCTTTGCCATTCGACTTCCGCCTCGCGGAGTTCGCGCGCAGCGGCTACGCTCTGCAACTCCTCGCGGAGAAATGCGATGCGGCCGCTCTTTTCCAGCCACGCCAGACGTTTCTCTTTGTATTGCTCCGGCGTTGCCACGCCCCGCGATTGCAGCCATTGCCGAAGCTCTTCTTTTATGCGCTGCACGGCGGCCGCCGCCGCTGCCTGTTCGCCGGCGCTGCGTTCCTCGTCTTGCGCAAGCTCGGCGTCGCGCTGCTGGCTGAGGCCCAGCCTCTCTTCGTAGCGCATTGCCTCGTTTTCTCTGCGGCGCAGTTCTTCTTCGTAGCTCTGCTGCGTGAACGCTGCAGGTTCAGGCAGATCCAGGCTGCGCCATTCCGCCTGTAGCGTCTGCAGACGAATCGGATCAAGTTTCGATTCCCGATGAGGACGGACTACAATATGGAGCGCCGAGCCAAAAAGAAGCAGGCCGCCGACTACGAGGGCGTAAACGTCGCCCCCCCAAAACGCATAGGCCAGTAGGGCGACTCCAGCCGCAGCCAGTCCGAGCGTAACGGCCAGACGGCCACGCCGTAATTTCGAACTCACCGCCGGCGACGTAGCCAGCGCCGCCAGCTGTGCTCCTGCCAGCTGTGACGCCTGCAGCATGGCCCCGGTCTGCTTTTTCAGGCTTTCGATACTACGATCGTGGACGATCCGGGCCTCGCTTGCTTCCAGTGCGCGCTTCTGCGCCGCCTCCGCCGCCGCCGCGGCGGCGGTATTCTCTTGCAAAAGCAAATCCAGCGCCCCGCCATCGTCTTCTGCAAAAGGTTTCAGGTCCGCCAGTTCGCGCTGCAGGTCCTTGATTCGATTCAATTTGCTCAGGGCTTCGACCAGGACTGAGCGCCGGGCGGCCGCGTCAAAATCGCGCATAGCATCCTCGGCAAGTCGGAGCTGCTTTTCCGCGCGTTGCAGCTCCTGATCCATCCATGCAATGCGCTGGCCGCGCTCTTGATCCTGCTTACGCCTGCTGACCAGAGCAAGTCGCTCATGATCACAGGTCTGAAATCGCTCGCTGAGCGATTGGCGCTCGCTTCGGAGGCGGAGACGCGCCCTGGCGGCGCCGAAGCTGGCCTTATCCGACGCCAGGTCGTTCAGCATTTTGATGGCTTTGTCCATGCGAACATCGCTCTCGAATAGTTCCGCCGTGGCTTGTTGGAAGAAGCGTCCTTTCATTTTGATATGAACATTGCCGCTGTGTACAGCGTAGGTGGACAGGAACTCATCGTGGGCCAGGCTGGCCTTGATCTCGCCCCTGGCGTCGTGCAGGGAGGCCCTTGCCGTTTCGCCGTAGCGTTCGCGCAGTCGCTTGCCGTCGCTCGTACTCCCCGATGGCTGACATAGCGCCTGGAAAAAGGCGTCAAAAAGCGTGCTCTTGCCGGCCTCATTGGGGCCGAAGAAGGCCGTAACTGGACCCAGAGCAAATTCAGAATTTCGAAACTTGCCGAAGTTGTGCAGCAGTAAGCGGATAAACATTTCAGCTCACCTTGTTGTCGTGCAGCGCCTTCAGACCCAGCGCGCGCGCGCGACGCCAGTCGGCAATGGTCTCGGCATTGGACTCTCCGCCGAGTTGTTCGAAACCCTGTTGCCAGAGACGCAAAAATTCCACGGCGCTGGGAAGCTGCACTACGTCTGCGGCGACCAGGCATCGATCCCGGTCGCGCGTGAAATCTATTCGGCGCGCGGGCGGCGCAGTTTCCCGTAGCTTGCGCTCCAGCGCAT
The DNA window shown above is from Leptospirales bacterium and carries:
- a CDS encoding DUF2225 domain-containing protein — encoded protein: MIKKKVEDKAKAISYRAKEKTTCPVCRQEFQIEMLHSGGGRLIAGKLTPELRRLYEVSKKYGKVYPLAYSIVVCPQCLYSSFPKEFEKLEGAPLEDLRKSVNDRRASIEKIAGQLDYSEDRNLVTGAASYLLAIECYQRRDISVAPTPKKAICSLRGAWLFSDMNDEFPGLGFDKVRDFLYTKAVTYYSPTLDIMTNGREPHDQFLALLGPDTDKNWGFDGVIYINGYLTRRFLDRLAPSPNQKIEMLDKCKRHLGKLYGMGRASSSKPSIIIDMAKELYEQISNQLEEMTAAAPV
- the truA gene encoding tRNA pseudouridine(38-40) synthase TruA — protein: MALLVEYDGSQFAGFQLQEGLATVQGELERALAVALRYPVRVSCSGRTDAGVHASGQVAAFDAQEPVNSERLRASLNALLPEGIAVHCVSAAAAGWHPRYDCIAREYEYLFWCGPAPSALWRRRALWLKHSLPIVQLNSQLEAILGERDFAALTRYEYRNSSTTRYLHRAQLQQTVEAPMTAPSGSLVVLRIVANAFLHNMIRILAGSLADISQGKIQINLAEIVASGNRMLAGRTAPPHALYLRRAIYRSSCRLQGFDLDDQLPDRRPRSALAALDHQP
- a CDS encoding AAA family ATPase, with the protein product MFIRLLLHNFGKFRNSEFALGPVTAFFGPNEAGKSTLFDAFFQALCQPSGSTSDGKRLRERYGETARASLHDARGEIKASLAHDEFLSTYAVHSGNVHIKMKGRFFQQATAELFESDVRMDKAIKMLNDLASDKASFGAARARLRLRSERQSLSERFQTCDHERLALVSRRKQDQERGQRIAWMDQELQRAEKQLRLAEDAMRDFDAAARRSVLVEALSKLNRIKDLQRELADLKPFAEDDGGALDLLLQENTAAAAAAEAAQKRALEASEARIVHDRSIESLKKQTGAMLQASQLAGAQLAALATSPAVSSKLRRGRLAVTLGLAAAGVALLAYAFWGGDVYALVVGGLLLFGSALHIVVRPHRESKLDPIRLQTLQAEWRSLDLPEPAAFTQQSYEEELRRRENEAMRYEERLGLSQQRDAELAQDEERSAGEQAAAAAAVQRIKEELRQWLQSRGVATPEQYKEKRLAWLEKSGRIAFLREELQSVAAARELREAEVEWQSELAQLGAGGARQAPDPEGQYKLKSAHSAARQRREELIQQLAAERESSASDRGETQGALGRVLAEWNDLQQQALRLEADLLEKEQEQRAAGIARGLLADLQQMHSYRTVQLVEAVNHSLSGLFPETQRARVNENAAELELQLADAQGEARSIDYLSAGTRDSFFFALRLALAARVGVDGRLLLLDEPFLTLDANRAERALKYALHFAEEKSCQLVLFTKEQALLELLQNSAPEYTLHRLSSSA